From a region of the uncultured Draconibacterium sp. genome:
- a CDS encoding cupin domain-containing protein: MASEKVLKSSKRWEDLGDGVARQIMGWDNQIMMVKVKFEKGAVGAEHSHFHTQTTYCVSGKFEFTMDGEKVIVEPGDGLYVEPNMLHGALCLEPGILIDVFSPVREDFL; encoded by the coding sequence ATGGCAAGCGAGAAAGTATTAAAAAGCAGTAAACGCTGGGAAGATCTTGGTGATGGCGTGGCGCGTCAGATTATGGGCTGGGACAACCAGATTATGATGGTAAAGGTGAAATTTGAAAAAGGAGCTGTTGGTGCAGAACATTCGCACTTTCACACACAAACTACTTATTGTGTTAGCGGCAAGTTTGAATTTACGATGGATGGCGAAAAAGTAATTGTTGAGCCCGGCGATGGTTTGTATGTAGAGCCGAATATGTTGCACGGTGCGCTTTGTTTGGAGCCCGGAATTCTGATCGATGTTTTTAGTCCGGTGAGAGAGGATTTTTTGTAA
- a CDS encoding beta-galactosidase: MNKRNLFRFFLINFFLVNLLSASTFAQKQDYFPPKDLTSVGAYYYPEHWDESQWERDIKKMAEMGFEFTHFAEFAWAQLEPEEGIYDFSWLDRAVTLADKYNLKVVMCTSTATPPVWLVRKHPDILKQHEDGTKMDHGARQHASFSNEYYRSYSLKMIEELAKHYGNDERIFGWQLDNEPAANVDYGADAQKRFRAWLKEKYGSIETLNDAWGTNFWSSTYNNFEEINIPKHSQWGMNLYQRLDHSRFCDYETSSFLDEQAKVIRRYANPNQWITTNYIPYYDARYVGASKELDFITYTRYMVYGEHPGIGPKGYRVGEYSRIAMANDYFRPLSPIYGVMELQPGQVNWGTVNSQPLPGAVRLWLWHVFAGGSKFTCTYRFRAPIYGYEQYHYGIVGPDGVTPTPGGLEYEKFIDEIAVLRNNPSNGKIPQDYLNRKTAILYDPDNTVAINNNKQNAAWNTEAHVLKYYKALKAFGAPVDFIRDTMDFSQYPVIVAPAYQQMSLELVDKLTSYVKNGGNLVMSVRTGHQNELGHLWQAKHAEPLYELIGGEIEFYDLLRSFAPDTVIMDNKKYAWTTWGDILKTNAGTETWGTFRGDYYEGKTAVTFNQLGEGTVTYVGVDSHDGKLEHAVLDKLYDRLAIDVKDYPKGVMVEYRDGYGIAVNYSNIEYEMELPAGTEILIGDKTIPTAGVLVWKTK, translated from the coding sequence ATGAACAAACGAAATCTTTTCAGATTCTTCCTCATTAACTTCTTTTTAGTTAATTTATTGTCAGCAAGCACTTTCGCACAAAAACAAGATTATTTCCCTCCTAAAGATTTAACTTCTGTTGGCGCGTATTATTACCCGGAACACTGGGACGAAAGCCAGTGGGAACGCGATATTAAAAAGATGGCTGAAATGGGCTTTGAATTTACCCACTTTGCCGAGTTTGCTTGGGCACAACTGGAACCTGAAGAAGGGATTTACGATTTCTCGTGGCTCGACCGTGCAGTAACATTGGCCGATAAATATAATCTGAAAGTAGTAATGTGCACCTCAACGGCAACACCACCGGTCTGGCTGGTTCGCAAACATCCTGATATTTTGAAACAGCACGAAGACGGAACAAAAATGGACCATGGCGCACGTCAGCATGCTTCTTTCTCAAACGAGTATTACCGCAGTTATTCGCTAAAGATGATAGAAGAACTGGCTAAACATTATGGCAACGACGAGCGTATTTTTGGCTGGCAACTCGACAATGAACCTGCTGCCAACGTAGATTATGGTGCTGATGCCCAAAAACGTTTCCGAGCGTGGTTAAAGGAAAAATATGGTAGCATCGAAACCCTAAATGATGCCTGGGGAACCAACTTCTGGAGCAGTACTTACAATAATTTTGAGGAGATAAATATTCCCAAACACTCGCAGTGGGGAATGAATTTGTATCAACGTTTGGATCATAGTCGTTTTTGCGATTACGAAACATCAAGCTTTCTGGATGAGCAGGCAAAGGTAATCCGCCGGTATGCCAATCCTAACCAGTGGATAACAACAAACTACATTCCTTACTACGATGCTCGTTATGTGGGTGCGAGTAAAGAACTCGACTTCATTACCTATACCCGTTATATGGTTTATGGCGAGCATCCCGGAATTGGACCAAAAGGTTACCGCGTGGGCGAATACTCGCGCATTGCTATGGCCAACGATTATTTCAGGCCGCTGTCGCCAATTTACGGTGTTATGGAACTTCAACCCGGACAGGTAAACTGGGGAACTGTAAACTCGCAACCACTGCCAGGCGCCGTGCGTCTGTGGTTGTGGCATGTATTTGCCGGCGGAAGTAAATTCACCTGCACCTATCGTTTCCGCGCACCAATTTATGGATACGAGCAATACCACTACGGAATTGTTGGCCCCGATGGAGTTACGCCAACACCGGGAGGTTTGGAATATGAAAAATTTATCGATGAAATAGCAGTACTTCGAAACAATCCTTCAAACGGAAAAATTCCACAGGATTATTTAAACCGGAAGACCGCTATTCTGTACGATCCGGATAATACGGTGGCCATAAACAACAACAAACAAAATGCTGCGTGGAATACCGAAGCTCACGTGCTAAAATACTACAAAGCACTAAAAGCTTTTGGTGCCCCGGTTGATTTTATCCGCGATACCATGGATTTTTCGCAATACCCGGTTATTGTTGCTCCAGCCTACCAGCAAATGAGTTTGGAGCTGGTTGACAAACTTACAAGTTACGTAAAAAATGGCGGCAACCTGGTAATGTCGGTTCGCACGGGTCATCAAAACGAGTTGGGACATTTGTGGCAGGCAAAACATGCCGAGCCGCTTTACGAACTTATTGGCGGTGAAATTGAATTCTACGATCTGCTACGTTCGTTTGCACCCGATACCGTAATAATGGACAATAAAAAATACGCCTGGACAACCTGGGGGGATATACTAAAAACCAATGCCGGCACCGAAACCTGGGGAACTTTCCGCGGCGATTATTACGAAGGAAAAACAGCGGTAACTTTTAACCAACTTGGTGAGGGAACAGTAACCTATGTTGGAGTTGACAGTCACGATGGCAAACTGGAACACGCAGTTCTGGATAAACTTTATGACCGTCTTGCTATTGACGTAAAAGATTACCCTAAAGGTGTCATGGTTGAATACCGCGATGGTTACGGGATTGCCGTGAATTACTCAAATATTGAATACGAGATGGAACTACCCGCCGGAACAGAAATTTTGATCGGTGATAAAACGATTCCAACCGCCGGTGTACTTGTTTGGAAAACAAAATAA